A genomic stretch from Plasmodium cynomolgi strain B DNA, chromosome 8, whole genome shotgun sequence includes:
- a CDS encoding kinesin (putative) — MRGELSDVITKSHDGEGGKSLEEIYVNYKKLKQLNGLNAASEANKTNAANKASETNAANAANSANEANKTNGVNEENKTNAANAANGENEGIARGDTIFFEAQSEAGESEKEKNGFSDVRRNFRFTHRTNLHVKKRSLNDEPALGDSKKAFLKSSHNLTSVPLLTGFGGVCSVAGVSGVAGAGSVCSVGTARGEERAGGKKKFSPNSQANSIISHNDRTLKIFCNAREDGAKSSNPAGGNRSRGRPQPGGGGAHLNGSGARPAAAIPNEKKRAPKRKAATSAASVASSSRVTNSTSVASSSRVTNSTSVTSSSRVTNSTSVASSSRVTNSTGVTSLIGAARLEVKTKNGTMEAKSKNRLSVTKSQANKNVVDHISEYPITSKNIYDSIYIPQINIKNIFSANSTNGGAATCTYNTTSCADPSFSSNGENSVLKRGDSSNLINTLNAYSNVKVAVRIKPISESEENIVSIFNKNYVLIEKENQKECYLLSQKKKQATYVFDVVFDVNATQENVFLHTAKPLIPHVFKGVNGTVFAYGATGSGKTYTMLDDKNQNGIVQLSLLELFTIIKEKKYEKAKVLMSFLEVYNETIRDLLGKEKNKSLEVQEDTAEVRVSNLCEVHVESYQQAMMLINEGVKNRKMSPTRANKVSSRSHAILQIYIHNEIMDNNMNAINYKAKLCFVDLAGSERASATSNKGERFKEGSYINQSLLALANCINSLASNKHIPKVRVKYRDSKLTHLLKNSLEGNCLVVMIANINPSRKSFQESNNTLKYAFRARNIKLCATVQTNDNKESDVEKILKRNDLLQKEYDLLLHRYSRLKEYFSNLKVLFQLHKNVHHCYQRKENSSGRVPILGLKQNISVYEQLIKIKSEEIKQKIDSSLSSGDDHDDVLLLNIFDSVVDKDLDHFIRSNSSALTGEDDQQGVPLNQQGVPLDQQGVPLDQQGVLLNQVKSKADVSAQGEDPNGLLLGAMDGLEGGADFVNGVHKRGGNLVGKLPTSDVPIAARMGPTSDVPIAARRVPTSDAPIVTAAEEGVTPADAANQGEHLERKHPSKKQQLQTFQDNLTDMQNSILMDTISKKMESSSHAPIIKKTNMTQLFLQSGITADPRLVLNEQAGKNKLTQLEPHGVLNYNQILDNSNSGHHSDATQDYLNDASNRTGSLFNNLNAMEDSLVHCSDNFAEHYGDNFYDAKGMDNAEGTIFANPMEVKSTRDVINLGRVKREPQVGRMISNNEAVRSNKRKKLALVEENIKHEHHEENSSSVRKKKVKNERNVR, encoded by the exons aTGCGTGGGGAGCTCTCCGATGTAATTACGAAGAGTCACGATGGAGAGGGCGGTAAAAGTTTGGAAGAAATTTACGtgaattacaaaaagttgAAACAGCTGAACGGGTTGAACGCGGCGAGCGAAGCAAATAAGACTAACGCCGCTAACAAAGCAAGCGAGACTAACGCCGCTAACGCAGCTAACAGCGCTAACGAAGCAAACAAGACGAACGGCGTTAACGAAGAAAACAAGACGAACGCCGCTAACGCAGCTAACGGCGAGAACGAGGGCATCGCCAGGGGGGACACGATCTTTTTCGAAGCGCAGAGCGAGGCGGGCGAAagcgagaaggaaaaaaacggg TTTAGTGATGTGAGAAGGAACTTCAGATTTACACACAGGACCAATTTgcacgtgaaaaaaaggtcCCTAAACGATGAACCCGCGCTAGGCGATAGCAAGAAGGCCTTCCTAAAAAGCAGCCATAATCTGACCAGCGTTCCGCTGCTCACCGGGTTTGGCGGGGTTTGCAGTGTTGCcggtgttagcggtgttGCCGGTGCTGGCAGTGTTTGCAGTGTTGGCACCGCTCGGGGCGAGGAAAGGgcaggtggaaaaaaaaagttcagcCCGAACAGCCAGGCAAACAGCATAATAAGCCATAATGACCGAACCCTAAAAATCTTCTGCAACGCGAGGGAAGACGGCGCCAAGAGTAGCAACCCCGCGGGTGGAAATCGAAGCCGCGGCCGACCGCAGCCGGGCGGTGGCGGCGCCCACTTGAATGGGAGCGGTGCGCGACCGGCAGCGGCCATCCCCAATGAGAAGAAGCGGGCCCCCAAGAGGAAGGCCGCGACGAGTGCAGCTAGCGTGGCCAGCTCATCCCGAGTGACCAACTCGACTAGCGTGGCCAGCTCATCCCGAGTGACCAACTCGACTAGCGTGACCAGCTCATCCAGAGTGACCAACTCGACTAGCGTGGCCAGCTCATCCCGAGTGACCAACTCGACGGGTGTGACCAGTTTAATCGGCGCTGCCAGGCTCGAAGTAAAGACGAAAAACGGGACCATGGAAGctaaaagcaaaaataggCTGTCAGTGACGAAGAGCCAAGCTAACAAAAACGTAGTGGACCACATCAGTGAGTACCCCATAACGTCCAAAAATATCTACGACAGCATTTACATCCCTCAgattaacataaaaaatattttcagcGCGAACTCTACTAACGGGGGGGCAGCGACATGCACATACAACACCACCTCCTGCGCAGACCCCTCCTTCAGTAGCAACGGAGAAAACAGTGTCCTAAAACGGGGAGACTCTTCTAACCTAATAAACACGCTAAACGCGTATTCTAACGTAAAAGTTGCAGTGAGAATAAAACCCATTTCCGAATCGGAAGAAAATATCGTCTCCATATTTAACAAAAACTATGTCTTaatcgaaaaggaaaatcaaaaagaaTGCTATCTActctctcaaaaaaaaaaacaagcaacTTACGTATTCGATGTAGTATTCGACGTTAATGCAACACAGGAAAATGTGTTTCTGCACACCGCCAAGCCGTTAATTCCTCACGTCTTTAAAGGAGTCAATGGAACCGTTTTTGCATATGGAGCCACGGGTTCAGGAAAAACGTATACCATGTTAGACGATAAGAATCAGAATGGGATCGTTCAACTGTCTCTCCTCGAATTATTTACCATcattaaggagaaaaaatatgaaaaagcaaaagttCTCATGAGCTTCCTAGAGGTATATAATGAAACGATTAGGGATCTActtggaaaggaaaaaaacaagtctTTGGAAGTTCAAGAAGATACAGCTGAAGTACGTGTAAGTAATTTATGTGAAGTACATGTAGAGAGTTACCAACAAGCAATGATGTTAATAAATGAGGGAgtgaaaaatagaaaaatgtcACCTACTAGGGCTAATAAAGTATCCAGTAGATCCCATGCCATTTTACAGATATATATCCACAACGAAATTATGGATAACAATATGAATGCAATAAATTATAAGGCCAAATTATGCTTCGTCGATTTAGCTGGTTCTGAGAGAGCTAGTGCTACTTCGAATAAAGGAGAGAGATTCAAAGAAGGATCCTATATTAACCAATCCCTCCTTGCCCTAGCTAACTGTATCAACTCCCTAGCGTCTAATAAACATATCCCAAAGGTGAGAGTCAAATATAGGGATAGCAAATTAACGCACCTGTTAAAGAATTCCTTGGAAGGAAACTGCCTTGTCGTGATGATAGCCAATATCAACCCTTCGAGAAAATCCTTTCAGGAATCGAATAACACTCTCAAGTATGCCTTTCGAGCGAGGAATATCAAACTCTGTGCAACGGTACAAACGAATGACAACAAAGAAAGCGACGTAGAAAAAATACTAAAAAGAAATGACCTCCTCCAGAAGGAATACGATCTACTACTTCACAGGTACAGTAGACTTAAGGAGTACTTCTCCAATTTGAAGGTCCTCTTTCAGCtccacaaaaatgtgcaccaTTGTTATCAGCGTAAGGAAAACTCATCGGGGAGAGTTCCCATCCTTGGATtgaaacaaaatatttctgtGTATGAGCAActcattaaaattaaatcgGAAGAAATTAAACAGAAAATTGATTCTTCCCTCTCCTCGGGGGACGACCATGATGATGTGTTATTACTAAACATTTTCGACTCTGTTGTGGACAAAGATTTGGATCATTTTATTCGCTCCAATTCGTCTGCGTTAACTGGGGAGGACGACCAGCAGGGGGTGCCGCTCAACCAACAGGGGGTGCCGCTCGACCAGCAGGGGGTGCCGCTCGACCAGCAGGGGGTGCTGCTCAACCAGGTGAAGAGCAAGGCAGATGTGAGTGCGCAGGGGGAGGACCCGAATGGCCTTCTCCTCGGGGCGATGGACGGGCTCGAGGGCGGGGCGGATTTCGTGAATGGAGTGCACAAGCGAGGGGGCAACCTGGTGGGGAAATTGCCCACCTCCGACGTGCCAATCGCAGCGAGGATGGGGCCTACATCCGACGTACCGATCGCAGCGAGGAGGGTGCCCACCTCCGACGCACCTATCGTGACGGCCGCGGAAGAGGGTGTCACCCCCGCTGACGCCGCGAACCAAGGCGAACACTTGGAGAGGAAGCACCCGAGCAAAAAGCAACAGCTGCAGACCTTCCAAGATAACCTCACCGATATGCAAAACAGCATTCTGATGGACACGatcagcaaaaaaatggagagttcATCCCACGCACCCATAatcaaaaaaacgaacatgACGCAGTTATTCCTGCAGAGTGGAATCACTGCAGATCCCCGTCTCGTCCTAAATGAGCAGGCGGGCAAAAATAAACTCACCCAGCTGGAACCTCACGGGGTGCTAAACTACAATCAAATTTTAGATAACAGTAATAGTGGGCATCATAGCGACGCTACGCAGGATTATCTTAACGATGCCTCAAACAGGACAGGAAGCCTTTTTAACAACCTGAATGCGATGGAAGATAGTCTAGTCCATTGTTCCGACAATTTTGCAGAGCATTATGGAGATAACTTTTACGATGCCAAGGGGATGGACAATGCAGAGGGGACTATCTTTGCTAATCCGATGGAGGTAAAGAGCACCAGGGATGTAATAAACTTGGGGAGAGTGAAACGTGAGCCACAGGTAGGCAGGATGATATCCAACAATGAGGCAGTTAGGAgcaacaaaaggaaaaaactcGCGCTAGTGGAGGAAAACATAAAGCATGAACATCACGAAGAAAACTCTTCATccgtcagaaaaaaaaaagttaaaaatgagagGAACGTGAGGTAG
- a CDS encoding ubiquitin-conjugating enzyme E2 (putative) has translation MSTFARRRIIQDLNKINKDQNKSFEAAPFADNIMCCHAIIRGPEDTIWECGIFHLIINFSEEYPVSPPKVKFLSKLFHPNIYTDGNICLDILQNQWSPIYDITSLLTSIQSLLNDPNTSSPANPEAARIFINDRNMYNRRVLMCVEDSWEIPKFNMNSFS, from the exons ATGTCAACGTTCGCCAGGCGAAGGATAATTCAAGATTTAAACAAAATCAACAAGGATCAGAACAAAAGCTTTGAGGCTGCCCCATTCGCAGACAACATCATGTGTTGCCATGCAATCATTAGGGGCCCGGAAGATACCATATGGGAATGTGGCATTTTCCACTTaatcattaatttttcagAAGAGTACCCCGTAAGTCCCCCCAAGGTAAAATTCCTGTCAAAGTTGTTTCAcccaaatatatataccGATGGAAATATTTGCCTggatattttgcaaaaccaGTGGAGTCCCATTTATGATATAACTTCGTTGCTGACGTCTATTCAGTCTTTGCTGAATGACCCGAATACGTCTTCCCCCGCGAATCCGGAGGCAGCTCGGATTTTCATTAACGACAGGAATATGTACAATAGGAGAGTCTTG ATGTGTGTGGAGGATAGCTGGGAAATACCCAAATTTAACATGAACAGCTTTAGTTAG
- a CDS encoding endonuclease/exonuclease/phosphatase domain containing protein (putative), with protein MCASGGSAPARDSTVINESKQKQETDAHSDISTNENKSTGMSIHSKENGDVREENNHCGQSRKPFTVEQLEEIRKNCSYLKINETESDEYSIELYFHFREFKLLRKKDETVKSLTNRIILNMKKSNRKRKKRPSKNYNQSVEQPTGDDSTIEKEEDPPNDIHFFDKENNMVEDNSILINVVDKLSYILINEHKVEVFKGLYDLKQIYVSMDVYRGHPIIPVNAPMEDLHSYVHYWTYAHDKKVIQSRDLFYKPRKEDTNKKLQLVIYNKKKPFFFYVTNEIEVLSNEFEEDLKRKGERYLHFEKVLKTDEPSSDNILRILTYNILAPIYTNTKYALEYMFKNIDPCYLKTNYRSHLLIHDISYDYDIICLQEVSEHLHSNLFSVYLHDEFYSSYKPKNSHGNDGCSLFVNKKKFTLIEYKNYEFNQVVKLPELKDVYDSFINLGNDLEEIIREIKTVFQVGIYTHRSSTNIFLVANTHFYFHSLASHIRALQSHSLLHILETLKKEYEQKCGKTVYVVLSGDLNTNFESEVFSFLEGKDINSDSDLWVNSKLFKKEYDDLNKYPTLFDLGKNEHNNEKIIGPHLDRKKFLPLYSAYKKGDIAYTNWNNNFIDVLDYIFLSPGLKVRRVLKGIDKESFEKYKGVLSPINPSDHISIAAEYSIWLVENFSARLLVAWEIEDEVEVLAVSM; from the exons ATGTGCGCCTCGGGAGGCAGTGCGCCCGCGCGCGATTCCACAGTAATAAACGAAAGTAAGCAAAAGCAAGAGACCGATGCACACTCGGATATCTCGacgaatgaaaataaatcgaCAGGCATGTCGATCCACTCAAAAGAAAACGGTGATGTACGCGAAGAAAACAACCACTGTGGCCAAAGCAGAAAACCTTTCACCGTTGAGCAACTGGAAgagataagaaaaaattgcagctACCTCAAAATAAACGAAACGGAAAGTGACGAATATAGCATAGAGCTATACTTCCATTTTAGGGAATTCAAATtgttaaggaaaaaagacGAGACGGTAAAGTCGTTGACAAATaggataattttaaatatgaaaaagtcgaacagaaaaaggaagaagagacCAAGTAAGAACTACAACCAAAGTGTGGAACAGCCCACGGGGGATGACTCCACAAtagagaaggaggaggacccACCAAATGACATCCACTTTTTTGACAAGGAAAATAACATGGTGGAGGACAACTCGATTCTGATTAATGTGGTGGACAAACTAAGTTACATCCTCATTAATGAACACAAAGTAGAAGTATTCAAAGGGTTGTATGACCTGAAGCAAATTTATGTATCCATGGATGTGTATAGAGGACACCCCATAATCCCTGTGAATGCACCCATGGAAGACCTTCATTCGTATGTACACTACTGGACGTATGCACATGATAAGAAGGTGATCCAATCGCGCGATTTGTTTTACAAGCCTAGGAAGGAAGACACAAACAAAAAACTTCAGCtcgttatatataataagaagaagcccttcttcttctacgtGACGAATGAAATAGAAGTACTGTCGAACGAATTTGAGGAGGAtctaaaaaggaaaggagaaaggtatctccattttgagaagGTGCTAAAGACAGATGAACCCAGCAGCGATAACATACTACGCATTTTAACCTACAACATTCTTGCACCTATATATACCAACACGAAGTACGCCCTAgaatatatgtttaaaaatatagaccCTTGTTATTTGAAAACGAATTACAGATCGCATTTGCTAATTCATGATATCAGTTACGATTATGATATTATTTGCCTGCAAGAGGTGAGCGAACATCTGCATTCCAACCTCTTCTCTGTGTACCTACATGACGAGTTCTATTCCTCGTACAAGCCAAAGAACAGTCATGGAAATGACGGCTGTTCCttatttgttaataaaaagaaatttaccCTAATTgagtataaaaattatgaatttaaCCAAGTGGTGAAACTTCCAGAGTTGAAGGACGTATACGATAGCTTTATCAACTTGGGCAATGACCTGGAGGAAATCATCAGGGAAATTAAAACCGTTTTTCAGGTTGGCATTTACACACATAGGAGTAgcacaaatatatttctcgTGGcaaatacacatttttatttccacagTTTGGCTAGCCATATTAGAGCATTACAGTCGCATAGCCTAttgcacattttggaaaCGCTCAAAAAAGAGTATGAACAGAAATGCGGGAAAACGGTGTATGTAGTGCTAAGTGGAGATTTAAATACAAATTTCGAGTCAGaagttttttccttcctcgaAGGAAAGGACATTAATTCAGATTCGGACCTTTGGGTAAATTCCaaattgtttaaaaaggaatatgaCGATTTGAATAAATACCCAACATTATTTgacttgggaaaaaatgagcataataatgaaaaaattattggcCCCCATTTggacaggaaaaaattcctgCCATTATATTCCGcatataaaaagggggatatTGCTTACACCAACTGGAACAATAACTTTATTGACGTCTTGGATTACATCTTTTTGTCACCGGGGCTTAAGGTGAGACGGGTACTGAAGGGAATCGACAAGGAAAGCTTCGAGAAGTATAAGGGGGTGTTGTCTCCCATAAACCCCAGTGATCACATTAGCATAGCTGCCGAG TACTCCATTTGGCtagttgaaaatttttcagcACGTCTGCTGGTTGCGTGGGAAATTGAGGATGAGGTTGAAGTTTTAGCGGTATCAATGTGA
- a CDS encoding RING-box protein HRT1 (putative) codes for MAKNEGKEDNDIFKIHKWSGVAAWSWDISVDNCAICRNHIMDLCIECQAKLNENDGNDKDKKLDKDSCTIAWGVCNHAFHLHCISRWIKARQVCPLDNTPWEFQKASN; via the coding sequence ATGGCCAAGAACGAAGGGAAAGAAGACAatgatattttcaaaattcaCAAATGGTCAGGTGTGGCTGCCTGGTCTTGGGACATCAGCGTAGATAACTGTGCCATTTGCAGAAACCACATAATGGACTTATGCATCGAATGTCAAGCAAAGTTAAACGAAAATGATGGAAACGATAAGGACAAAAAACTGGACAAGGACAGCTGTACGATAGCGTGGGGTGTGTGCAATCATGCCTTTCACCTTCACTGCATATCCAGATGGATTAAGGCTAGACAAGTGTGTCCCCTGGATAACACCCCTTGGGAGTTTCAAAAGGCATCGAATTGA